The following coding sequences lie in one Anaerolineae bacterium genomic window:
- a CDS encoding DUF2007 domain-containing protein: MRGSNVDEDSSGLEVVYIASGQLRAEVIRSKLEAAGIPVLLQYESLGIVMGLTVDGLGEVRVLVPAEYADEARALLVELEKPLTEDSDDFPEISDISDILE, translated from the coding sequence ATGCGAGGGAGTAATGTGGACGAGGACTCCAGCGGACTAGAGGTGGTGTACATCGCGTCGGGCCAGCTTCGGGCGGAGGTGATCCGCTCGAAGCTGGAGGCGGCCGGCATCCCCGTCCTGCTCCAGTATGAGAGCCTGGGCATCGTCATGGGGCTGACGGTGGATGGATTGGGGGAGGTGCGGGTGCTGGTGCCGGCGGAATATGCCGACGAAGCACGCGCCCTGCTGGTGGAATTAGAGAAACCCCTCACCGAGGACTCGGACGATTTTCCGGAGATTTCCGACATCAGCGACATACTCGAGTGA